From a single Pseudobutyrivibrio xylanivorans genomic region:
- a CDS encoding DUF4190 domain-containing protein: protein MNYEYQYVEDIDKEMNSLNDRKDAPPMNYGLAVASLIIGAISLVFFLFGLNILSSIIAIIFGAVFLGSNSGRGVKKGKALAVTGILTAIASIVLCIGCWTYMFSNADNIILMMNDGIFFNNIEDYPNFDSEFNFDLDNELQDLEPDDTL from the coding sequence ATGAATTACGAGTACCAGTATGTTGAGGATATTGATAAGGAGATGAACTCTTTAAACGATAGGAAGGATGCACCTCCGATGAACTACGGCTTGGCAGTTGCATCATTGATAATTGGTGCAATTTCCTTGGTATTTTTCTTGTTTGGACTGAATATTTTGTCTTCGATTATTGCAATTATTTTCGGAGCAGTTTTCCTTGGCTCCAATTCAGGCAGAGGAGTAAAGAAGGGCAAGGCTCTTGCTGTAACAGGAATTCTGACAGCTATTGCTTCAATCGTCCTTTGCATCGGCTGCTGGACCTACATGTTTAGCAATGCTGATAATATCATCCTGATGATGAATGACGGCATTTTCTTTAATAATATTGAGGACTATCCAAATTTCGATTCAGAGTTCAATTTTGATTTGGACAATGAATTGCAGGATTTAGAGCCAGATGACACACTTTAA
- the dhaK gene encoding dihydroxyacetone kinase subunit DhaK, with protein sequence MKKLINGVDNIVDEMLDGMVAAYPQYIKRLDGLDVVVRAGGSAGKVALVSGGGSGHEPAHGGYVGKGMLDGAIAGAVFTSPTPDQVYEAIKAADGGKGVLLVIKNYTGDVMNFEMAADMARDEGIEVDQVITADDVAVENSTWTTGRRGIAGTIFVHKIAGACAEAGGDLAEVKRVAEKVIANVRSMGMAIDACTVPAAGKPSFDLAEDEIEIGIGIHGEPGVNREKISSVNEIADKLLDKIFAEGIYNSGDEVAVMVNGMGGTPLMELFVANKHVKEVLDGKGIKVAKTLVGNYMTSLDMEGFSITLLKVDDELKKFLAAPADTPAFVQV encoded by the coding sequence ATGAAAAAACTTATTAATGGGGTTGATAACATCGTAGATGAGATGCTAGACGGCATGGTAGCAGCCTATCCACAGTACATCAAGAGACTTGATGGTCTTGATGTTGTAGTTAGAGCAGGAGGCTCTGCAGGTAAGGTAGCTCTTGTTTCAGGTGGAGGCAGCGGCCACGAGCCAGCACACGGTGGCTATGTTGGAAAGGGAATGCTTGATGGCGCTATCGCAGGTGCAGTTTTCACATCTCCAACACCTGATCAGGTTTATGAGGCAATCAAGGCTGCTGATGGTGGCAAGGGCGTACTTCTTGTAATCAAGAACTACACTGGCGATGTTATGAACTTTGAAATGGCAGCTGATATGGCTCGAGATGAGGGCATCGAGGTTGACCAGGTTATCACAGCAGATGATGTTGCCGTTGAAAATAGTACATGGACCACAGGACGCCGAGGCATTGCAGGTACAATCTTCGTTCACAAGATTGCAGGCGCATGTGCTGAAGCAGGCGGAGACTTGGCAGAGGTTAAGCGCGTAGCTGAGAAGGTTATCGCAAATGTTCGCTCTATGGGTATGGCTATTGATGCATGTACAGTTCCAGCAGCTGGAAAGCCAAGCTTTGACTTAGCTGAGGACGAAATCGAAATCGGTATTGGAATTCATGGTGAGCCTGGTGTTAACCGTGAGAAAATTAGCTCAGTTAACGAGATTGCAGACAAGCTTCTTGATAAGATTTTTGCAGAAGGCATCTACAATTCAGGCGATGAGGTTGCTGTTATGGTCAACGGAATGGGTGGCACACCTCTCATGGAGCTTTTCGTGGCTAACAAGCACGTGAAGGAAGTTCTCGACGGCAAGGGAATCAAAGTAGCCAAGACACTCGTTGGCAACTACATGACATCCCTCGACATGGAAGGATTCTCAATTACCCTCCTCAAGGTCGACGACGAACTCAAGAAATTCCTGGCAGCCCCAGCTGACACACCAGCCTTCGTACAAGTATAA
- the dhaM gene encoding dihydroxyacetone kinase phosphoryl donor subunit DhaM has product MVGLVLVSHSAKIAEGLKDLTSEIAAAHKGIVAAGGMEDGSIGTDAIRISEAIRQANDGDGVVVLADLGSGVMSSETAIELLEDENIKVKLADAPIVEGTIAAAVSAMVGSDLEAVLKAAEDCRGVRKIPE; this is encoded by the coding sequence ATGGTAGGATTAGTTTTAGTTTCCCACAGCGCCAAAATCGCTGAGGGATTAAAGGATTTAACTTCCGAGATTGCTGCAGCACATAAGGGGATAGTTGCAGCAGGGGGGATGGAAGATGGATCTATTGGTACAGACGCAATTCGTATTTCCGAAGCGATAAGACAGGCCAATGATGGGGATGGCGTTGTCGTGTTGGCTGATCTGGGTAGTGGAGTAATGAGCTCAGAGACAGCTATCGAGCTTTTGGAGGACGAGAATATCAAAGTGAAGCTGGCGGATGCACCAATTGTAGAGGGCACTATTGCAGCGGCAGTTAGCGCTATGGTGGGCAGCGACCTGGAGGCTGTCCTAAAAGCAGCGGAGGATTGTCGTGGCGTGCGTAAAATACCGGAATAA
- the dhaL gene encoding dihydroxyacetone kinase subunit DhaL, with product MSTKVYDCLKAIAEKIIDNKDFLTDLDREIGDADHGVNMARGFQAVIEKVDPEDPDIGNVLKKTGMTLLSTVGGASGPLYGTAYMEAAKVFAGKTELAGEDFKGALEAAIAGIQKRGHAEKGEKTMLDALMPATDVFSEKLAEGASVVDALDAACIAANEGIEFTKTIAATKGRASYLGERSIGHQDPGATSLTLTLETIRDFLKG from the coding sequence ATGTCTACAAAAGTCTACGACTGCCTCAAGGCCATCGCAGAGAAAATCATTGATAACAAGGATTTTCTTACAGATTTGGACCGTGAAATAGGCGATGCCGATCATGGTGTAAACATGGCCAGAGGATTTCAGGCAGTCATCGAAAAGGTTGATCCAGAAGATCCCGACATTGGAAACGTTTTGAAGAAAACAGGAATGACTCTTTTGTCTACAGTGGGTGGAGCGTCAGGACCATTGTATGGAACTGCCTACATGGAGGCGGCTAAGGTCTTTGCTGGAAAAACCGAGTTAGCAGGAGAGGATTTCAAGGGCGCACTCGAAGCTGCAATTGCAGGAATCCAAAAGCGTGGTCATGCTGAAAAGGGGGAAAAGACTATGCTTGACGCATTGATGCCTGCAACAGATGTTTTTTCAGAGAAGCTTGCTGAGGGGGCAAGTGTTGTGGATGCACTTGATGCTGCTTGTATAGCTGCAAATGAAGGTATTGAGTTTACTAAGACTATCGCAGCAACAAAGGGACGCGCAAGCTATCTTGGTGAGCGAAGCATAGGTCATCAGGATCCAGGTGCTACATCTCTTACATTGACCTTGGAAACTATCAGAGATTTTCTAAAGGGCTAA
- a CDS encoding histidine-type phosphatase — protein sequence MSRKIWGIRNSAIAVSLTIAVCINLFSATAFAKEDDGLLHEGYQLQQVVVLSRHNIRAPLSGGDSLLGKVTPYTWHEWSSSPSELSLKGGVLETEMGQFFRKWLVSQGLITENYHPADGEVRVYSNSKQRTIATAQYFTAGMMPTANVRIEYHSEFDTMDPVFNPQLTFCTDEYVKDVTNQINALHSKEIAELQDNYDLVSRVVDMKDSKAWKSGEVTKLVTTDNVYSIKTFDEPRVKGSASTAVSISDALVLQYYEETNDSAAGFGKKLSNKQWKEISEIKDAYGEIMFGTPLLAANVAYPLVNEINSEMKNPSRKFTFLCGHDSNIGSVLADLGVQSYEAPNSVESRTPIGSKIVFSKWSNATGENFWDVDLVYQTTEQLRAVSMLDLTNPPQIYDLKFNSITPNEDGLYREQDINDMFQRAINNYFMIRDYYEASL from the coding sequence TTGAGTAGAAAAATTTGGGGTATTAGAAATTCAGCAATCGCAGTATCTCTTACAATCGCAGTATGCATCAATCTGTTTTCGGCTACTGCCTTTGCAAAAGAGGATGATGGGCTTTTACACGAAGGCTATCAGCTGCAGCAGGTGGTTGTGCTCAGTCGCCACAACATAAGAGCACCACTTAGCGGAGGGGATTCCTTGCTGGGCAAAGTGACACCATATACCTGGCATGAGTGGTCATCTTCACCTAGTGAGCTTTCGCTGAAGGGCGGAGTGCTGGAAACAGAGATGGGCCAGTTCTTTAGAAAATGGCTGGTTAGTCAGGGGCTCATTACTGAAAACTATCATCCTGCTGACGGTGAGGTCAGGGTATATTCAAATTCAAAGCAGCGAACTATTGCCACTGCGCAATATTTCACAGCGGGCATGATGCCTACAGCAAATGTGCGAATCGAATATCATTCAGAGTTTGACACGATGGACCCTGTATTTAATCCGCAGCTTACCTTCTGTACAGATGAATATGTAAAGGATGTTACAAATCAGATTAATGCTCTTCATAGCAAGGAGATAGCAGAGCTGCAGGACAACTACGACCTTGTTTCAAGGGTTGTGGATATGAAGGATTCAAAAGCATGGAAAAGTGGAGAAGTGACAAAACTGGTTACCACCGACAATGTATATTCTATTAAGACTTTTGATGAACCTAGAGTTAAGGGCTCTGCAAGCACAGCAGTGTCTATCAGCGATGCTCTGGTTTTACAGTATTACGAGGAAACTAACGACAGTGCAGCGGGCTTTGGAAAGAAGCTTTCAAACAAGCAGTGGAAGGAGATTTCTGAAATAAAGGATGCCTACGGTGAGATAATGTTTGGCACACCTCTGTTGGCTGCCAACGTTGCCTATCCACTTGTAAACGAGATTAATTCTGAGATGAAGAATCCAAGCAGAAAGTTCACATTCCTTTGCGGCCATGATTCAAATATCGGAAGTGTACTTGCTGATTTGGGCGTTCAGTCCTATGAGGCACCAAACTCAGTGGAGAGTCGCACACCTATTGGCTCAAAGATTGTATTCTCAAAATGGAGCAATGCAACAGGTGAAAACTTCTGGGATGTTGATTTGGTTTATCAGACTACTGAACAGCTTAGAGCAGTTTCAATGTTGGATTTGACCAATCCACCTCAGATATACGATTTGAAGTTTAATAGCATCACTCCAAACGAGGACGGCTTGTACAGGGAGCAGGATATTAATGACATGTTCCAGAGAGCTATAAATAACTACTTTATGATTCGTGATTATTACGAGGCCTCATTATAA
- a CDS encoding peptide deformylase, protein MVQKIIRNQMFLAQKCEPATEKDAQIAQDLLDTLRANIDHCVGMCANMIGEKKTIIAVAAGPFQFVMINPKITKKKGEYLTEEGCLSLDGVRPCTRYEEIEVDFLNQNFEPQHAKYTGLTAESIQHQIDHCNGIVI, encoded by the coding sequence ATGGTACAGAAGATAATTAGAAATCAAATGTTTTTGGCTCAGAAGTGCGAGCCAGCCACAGAGAAGGATGCACAGATAGCTCAGGATTTGCTGGACACACTAAGAGCAAACATAGATCATTGCGTAGGTATGTGTGCCAACATGATTGGAGAGAAGAAAACTATTATTGCTGTTGCAGCTGGCCCTTTTCAGTTTGTAATGATAAATCCAAAGATTACAAAGAAGAAGGGTGAGTATCTGACTGAGGAGGGATGTCTTTCCTTAGATGGAGTTAGACCTTGTACCAGATATGAAGAGATTGAAGTGGATTTCCTTAATCAAAACTTTGAACCACAGCATGCCAAGTACACAGGGCTTACTGCAGAATCTATTCAACACCAGATTGACCATTGTAATGGGATAGTGATATAG
- a CDS encoding DUF3795 domain-containing protein, with protein sequence MEKIIAACGNDCAACPRYVAHPYEKTSEELRHTAELWMKIGYRDHIVTNEEISCTGCKPENWCRYQVVKCCEDRGIKTCAECREYPCANMKECFEITKSFEHNCLEVCKEEEYQQLKKAFFEKEKNLCNGN encoded by the coding sequence TTGGAGAAGATAATTGCGGCTTGTGGAAATGATTGTGCAGCGTGTCCACGTTATGTGGCACATCCATATGAAAAAACTAGTGAAGAACTGCGTCACACAGCAGAACTGTGGATGAAAATTGGATATCGGGATCATATTGTTACAAATGAAGAGATTAGCTGTACAGGATGTAAGCCTGAAAATTGGTGTAGATATCAAGTAGTAAAATGTTGCGAAGATAGAGGTATCAAAACATGTGCTGAATGCCGGGAATACCCCTGCGCCAATATGAAAGAATGCTTTGAAATTACAAAATCATTTGAACACAATTGTCTTGAAGTCTGTAAAGAAGAGGAATACCAGCAGCTAAAAAAAGCATTCTTTGAGAAGGAAAAGAATCTTTGTAATGGGAACTGA